The Chryseobacterium wanjuense DNA window TATTTCTAATCATAAAAATTATAATAGACCAAATCTCTTGAAGACCTCTCAATTTATGTCGTAACTTTATCTTATGAAAGAGCATATTGCGAGAGGGTTTAGATTTGAAACGTATAAGGCGCCGGAACTATCTGTGTTTGATCGGTTGCTAGAAATCTTTACGGATCTGTTGACCCATACCTCAGGAGATTTTGATGAAGCGATCGACTGGCTTCGAATGCTGGATGAAGAATATCAATTGACGACACCGGAATATACCATTGATGATTTTATCGAAGACCTCAAGAAGAAGGGATACATCCGTGAGGAAGTAGATCCTAACGGAGGTGGAAATGGCGTACGTTTGAGTGCAAAAATGGAGCAAAACATCCGTAAACAGGCTCTTAATCAAATCTTCGGAAACCTTGGAAAAAGCGGAAACGGAAATCACAAAACTAAAAAAAGCGGAACGGGTGAAGATACAACCGGTGAATTCAGAAACTATAATTTTGGAGATCCTGTTGAAAAAATTTCTATTACAGAAAGTCTGAAAAATGCCCAAATCAATAACGGAATCGGAGATTTTCATCTTACCGAAAACGATCTTATTGTGGAAGACAGTATTCATCAGTCGCAGATGAGTACGGTTTTGATGATCGACATCAGCCACAGTATGATTCTGTACGGCGAAGATCGTATCACGCCTGCCAAAAAAGTGGCAATGGCTTTAGCTGAACTTATCACAACGCGTTATCCGAAAGACACTTTGGATATTATTGTTTTTGGTGACGATGCCTGGCCGGTTAAGATTCAGGAGCTTCCTTACCTGCAGGTTGGGCCATATCATACGAATACTGTTGCCGGACTTCAACTGGCGATGGATATTTTGCGTAGAAAACGAAATACCAATAAGCAAATCTTCATGATCACCGATGGAAAGCCAAGTTGTGTACGGGAAGCAGATGGTACTTATTATATGAATTCTTATGGATTGGACGAATATGTTGTCCAGAAATGTTACAATATGGCAGCTCAGGCTCGAAGACTGCATATTCCGATTACCACTTTTATGATTGCGCAGGATCCTTATCTACAGCATTTTGTGAGCGAATTCACAGAAGCTAATCAGGGGAAAGCTTTTTATACAGGGCTTAACGGTTTAGGACACATGATTTTTGAGGATTATGAAGCTAACCGTAAGAAAAGAATACGTTAAAGAATTCAATTCATACATACTATTTAAAGAAATTATCAATCAGATTTAAAATAATACAATGACTGCAAAGCCAGATATAAAAACATTAGGTTCACTAAAAGCATCAGGATATACAATAAAAAGCATTAAAGACGAGTTAAGAGATAACCTTAGAAATAAAATCCTTAACAAAGAGTCAGTTTTTGAAGGGATTTTCGGATATGAAAATACGGTAATTCCTCAATTGGAACATGCTATTCTCAGTCGTCACAACATCAATTTACTAGGGTTGAGAGGTCAGGCAAAAACGCGTCTGGCAAGAATGATGACAACATTATTGGACGAGTGGATTCCTTTTGTTGAAGGAAGCGAAATTAATGATGATCCGTTCAACCCAATTTCCCGTTTTGCGAAAGAACTGATTGAAACGGAAGGCGATAACACTCCGATCGAATGGCTTCACCGCGATGAAAGATTTTTCGAAAAACTGGCGACTCCGGATGTTACGGTTGCCGATCTTATTGGTGATGTCGATCCCATCAAAGCCGCCAATCTCAGACTTTCTTATGCAGACGACAGGGTGATTCATTTCGGGATGATTCCTCGTGCGAACCGCTGTATTTTCGTTATTAATGAATTGCCGGATCTTCAGGCGAGAATTCAGGTTTCGTTATTTAATATTCTTCAGGAAGGCGATGTGCAGATCCGTGGTTTTAAGGTGAGAATGCCTTTGGATATCCAGTTTGTTTTCACGGCAAATCCGGAAGATTATACCAACAGAGGAAGTATCGTGACACCATTAAAAGACCGTATCGGATCACAAATTTTGACACATTATCCTGAAAATATTCATATCGCGAAAGAAATTACAAAATATGAATTAAGTGCTGATGAGCGTCAGGAAAATAAAGTATATGTCCCTTCTCTGGCAAAAGATCTGTTGGAGCAGATTGGTTTTGAAGCCCGTGAAAGTGAATATGTAGATTTGAAAAGCGGAGTGAGTGCACGTATGAGCATCACAGCATTTGAAAATTTATTAAGTACCGCAGAACGCCGGTCATTATTGGCTGGAGATGAAAAAACGACGGTAAGATTAAGTGATTTTGTGGGTGTGATTCCGGCCATTACAGGAAAAGTTGAATTGGTATATGAAGGCGAACAGGAAGGCGCAGAGGCAGTGGCTCAGATGCTTATCGATAATGCGGTGAGCAGTTTGTTTACTACCTATTTCCCGAAAGTTGAAAAACTTGAAAAAAAGGGGATTGATGGTCCGTTTAGCCAGATTACCGACTGGTTTTTGGAAGATGACGGATTCTTAGAGATTACCGATGAATCTCCGGATGAAGCCTATGCAAAAGCTCTTAATCGTATTAGTCCGCTAGATCAGATTATAGAAAAATATCAACCGAATACGAAGGAAGAAGATATTTTATTCATGAAAGAATTTATCCTTTGGGGATTGGCTGTCAACAAAAAATTGAATAAAGAACGATTCAGAACGGGAGTATTCTTTTCTTAAAATGAATTAAGTATTATTTGAAGCTATTTCCCGCTTTCCGCACTCGCTATTTTCAGGGTTTCGGGTTGGGGCAAGCCAAAGGCTTGCCCCAACCCGAAACCCTGAAAATGAGCTCAAACAATTGCTCCAATCGGGGCTAGAGCCGCGGTCGGTAATTTAAATATTGAAAAATATCCACAAAGTTTGTCATTTAAACATAGTAGATATAGTTAGTGTCAAAAGATCGCGCTTAGATCCTTCTAGGATGACAAACTTGGGATGACCTTTTGAAAATAAAAAAAGATGTAGAAAACAAGTTCTACAT harbors:
- a CDS encoding AAA family ATPase, whose translation is MTAKPDIKTLGSLKASGYTIKSIKDELRDNLRNKILNKESVFEGIFGYENTVIPQLEHAILSRHNINLLGLRGQAKTRLARMMTTLLDEWIPFVEGSEINDDPFNPISRFAKELIETEGDNTPIEWLHRDERFFEKLATPDVTVADLIGDVDPIKAANLRLSYADDRVIHFGMIPRANRCIFVINELPDLQARIQVSLFNILQEGDVQIRGFKVRMPLDIQFVFTANPEDYTNRGSIVTPLKDRIGSQILTHYPENIHIAKEITKYELSADERQENKVYVPSLAKDLLEQIGFEARESEYVDLKSGVSARMSITAFENLLSTAERRSLLAGDEKTTVRLSDFVGVIPAITGKVELVYEGEQEGAEAVAQMLIDNAVSSLFTTYFPKVEKLEKKGIDGPFSQITDWFLEDDGFLEITDESPDEAYAKALNRISPLDQIIEKYQPNTKEEDILFMKEFILWGLAVNKKLNKERFRTGVFFS
- a CDS encoding vWA domain-containing protein — translated: MKEHIARGFRFETYKAPELSVFDRLLEIFTDLLTHTSGDFDEAIDWLRMLDEEYQLTTPEYTIDDFIEDLKKKGYIREEVDPNGGGNGVRLSAKMEQNIRKQALNQIFGNLGKSGNGNHKTKKSGTGEDTTGEFRNYNFGDPVEKISITESLKNAQINNGIGDFHLTENDLIVEDSIHQSQMSTVLMIDISHSMILYGEDRITPAKKVAMALAELITTRYPKDTLDIIVFGDDAWPVKIQELPYLQVGPYHTNTVAGLQLAMDILRRKRNTNKQIFMITDGKPSCVREADGTYYMNSYGLDEYVVQKCYNMAAQARRLHIPITTFMIAQDPYLQHFVSEFTEANQGKAFYTGLNGLGHMIFEDYEANRKKRIR